Proteins from a genomic interval of Capsicum annuum cultivar UCD-10X-F1 chromosome 4, UCD10Xv1.1, whole genome shotgun sequence:
- the LOC107867958 gene encoding uncharacterized protein LOC107867958 translates to MSLACLVCHSVESPSHSFRSYSASSSDNDGRCSAIATCLIKKISLGHPTANGGITTSKVTPQPTETSNGMTGPPRLVRSRAVRRDIVRDWNFDEVALER, encoded by the coding sequence ATGAGTCTGGCATGTCTGGTGTGCCATAGTGTGGAAAGCCCATCACATTCCTTCAGAAGTTACTCCGCTTCAAGTTCTGACAATGATGGAAGATGTTCTGCGATTGCCACTTGCTTGATCAAGAAGATATCGCTTGGCCACCCCACTGCCAATGGTGGCATCACAACCTCTAAAGTGACCCCTCAGCCTACTGAGACAAGTAATGGCATGACAGGCCCCCCACGGCTCGTTAGAAGTCGTGCTGTGAGGAGGGATATAGTCAGAGACTGGAACTTTGATGAGGTTGCGTTGGAGCGTTAG